Part of the Candidatus Hydrogenedentota bacterium genome, AACGGCCTGCCGGACATCGTGGCGCCGGGCAAGGACGGGCTCTGCGTTTTTTACAACGAGGGATGACCGGCGCGCGCCGGACAACGCCGCAACGGCAGGAGGATTGGACGATGCCGAAGATTGCAATGATTGGCGCGGGAAGCATTGTGTTCTGCAAGACCCTGTTCATGGACATCTGCGCCACGCCCGCCCTGCGTGACAGCGAGTTCCGGTTCATGAGCCGGACCACGCCGAAACTGGAGCGGCTGAAGAAGTTCACGGACCGCGTCATCGCGGACAACGGGCTGAAGGCCTCGGCGATGATCACCACGGACCGGCGCGAGGCCCTGAAGGACGCGGACTATGTCATCGTGATGCTCCAGATCGGCGGGGTGGACGCCTTCGAGGCGGACTACAAGATACCCCTGAAACACGGCGTGGACCAGTGCATCGGCGACACCCTCGGGCCGGGCGGCGTTTTCCGCGTGCTGCGCACGGTCCCCGAGATGCTGGCCATCGCGGCGGACATGAAGGAACTGTGCCCGAGCGCGGTGCTGCTGAACTACGTGAATCCCATGGCGTCGGTCTGCTGGGCCCTGGGCACGGTGCCGGGCCTCCAGTATGTGGGCCTGTGCCATGGCGTGCAGACGACGCTGGACCTCATCGCGGGCTATCTGGGCCTGCCCAAGCACGAGATTGACTACCTCTCGGCGGGCATCAACCACATGGGCTGGTTCCTGAAAATGGAGCACAAGGGGAAGGACCAGTACCCGCGCTTCAAGGAACTGTGCGAGAGGCCGGAGTACTACATCAACGAGAAGGTCCGCATCGAGGTCATGCGCCATTTCGGCTATTTCATGACCGAGAGCACGGGCCACCTCTCGGAGTACGTGCCGTGGTTCCGAAGCAGCAGGGCCGCCCTCGAGCGCTACTGCGACGAGCCGTCCTTCGGCGGCGAGACGGGCGCGTACTACAAGTGGTGCCGCCTCATCGCGGACCAGTTGGAGAACGTGGACATGCTGGCCGAGGAGCCCTCGGGGCTCTCCCACCGCAGCGTGGAGTACTGCTCGTACATCCTGGAGGCGCTGGAGACGGGGGTGCCGTTCAAGTTTCAGGGCAACGTCCGCAATGAGGGCTACATCACAAACCTGCCGCAGGGCTGCTGCGTCGAGGTGCCCGTCTTCGCGGACCGCATGGGCCTGCACCCCACCTTCGTGGGGGCGCTGCCGTCCCAGTGCGC contains:
- the melA gene encoding alpha-galactosidase gives rise to the protein MPKIAMIGAGSIVFCKTLFMDICATPALRDSEFRFMSRTTPKLERLKKFTDRVIADNGLKASAMITTDRREALKDADYVIVMLQIGGVDAFEADYKIPLKHGVDQCIGDTLGPGGVFRVLRTVPEMLAIAADMKELCPSAVLLNYVNPMASVCWALGTVPGLQYVGLCHGVQTTLDLIAGYLGLPKHEIDYLSAGINHMGWFLKMEHKGKDQYPRFKELCERPEYYINEKVRIEVMRHFGYFMTESTGHLSEYVPWFRSSRAALERYCDEPSFGGETGAYYKWCRLIADQLENVDMLAEEPSGLSHRSVEYCSYILEALETGVPFKFQGNVRNEGYITNLPQGCCVEVPVFADRMGLHPTFVGALPSQCAALNLTNVNVQGLAVEAAITGDPELAVAACALDPLTSACLTLKQTRDMVADLLEAEKQWLPQFAGKTLRATPDIETPPGTPHASVPLDPALAVVHRFGELAEKASS